One Hydrogenispora ethanolica DNA segment encodes these proteins:
- a CDS encoding ABC transporter ATP-binding protein yields MPELISVQNLQTQFLSDGKLVRAVDNISFSLQEKETVAIVGESGSGKSVTSLSIMRLVPNPPGKIVGGQVNFHGEDLLALSEAKMRQIRGNKISMIFQEPMTSLNPVHRIGEQIAETIMLHQKLDRAAAWEKTVALLRTIGIPSPEKRALDYPHQLSGGMRQRVMIAMALSCHPDLLIADEPTTALDVTIQAQILDLMRKMREEFGMAIMLITHDLGVVAEMAHRVLVMYAGRIVEEAPVQEIFAEPLHPYTVGLLRSIPRLSGNKDRLYVIDGSVPDLSRLPSGCPFHPRCPDAGPRCRRERPELLTLGERRRAACWLRSGEGVE; encoded by the coding sequence ATGCCGGAATTGATTAGCGTACAAAATTTGCAGACCCAATTTCTGTCCGACGGAAAACTGGTCCGGGCAGTCGATAATATCAGTTTCAGTTTGCAGGAGAAGGAGACCGTGGCCATTGTCGGCGAGTCGGGCAGCGGCAAATCCGTGACGTCGCTCTCGATCATGCGCTTGGTCCCGAATCCGCCCGGCAAAATCGTCGGCGGCCAGGTGAATTTCCACGGCGAGGATTTGCTGGCGCTCTCCGAAGCGAAGATGCGCCAGATCCGGGGCAACAAGATCTCGATGATCTTCCAGGAGCCGATGACCTCGCTCAACCCGGTCCACCGGATCGGGGAGCAGATCGCCGAGACGATCATGCTCCATCAAAAACTGGACCGCGCGGCGGCCTGGGAGAAGACGGTGGCCTTGCTCCGGACCATCGGGATTCCTTCGCCGGAAAAACGGGCCTTGGACTATCCGCACCAGCTTTCCGGCGGAATGCGCCAGCGGGTGATGATCGCCATGGCGCTCTCCTGCCATCCCGACCTGCTGATCGCCGATGAACCCACCACCGCGCTGGATGTGACCATTCAGGCCCAGATTCTGGACCTGATGCGCAAAATGCGCGAGGAATTCGGGATGGCGATCATGCTGATCACCCATGACCTCGGGGTCGTGGCCGAGATGGCCCACCGGGTGCTGGTGATGTACGCCGGCCGGATCGTCGAAGAAGCGCCGGTGCAAGAGATCTTCGCCGAGCCGTTGCATCCGTACACGGTCGGCTTATTGCGATCAATCCCCCGTCTGTCCGGGAACAAGGACCGGCTCTATGTGATCGACGGGTCGGTTCCCGACCTGAGCCGCTTGCCATCCGGCTGTCCGTTCCATCCGCGCTGTCCGGACGCTGGTCCGCGTTGCCGGCGCGAACGACCCGAACTGCTGACGCTCGGAGAACGGCGGCGGGCCGCTTGTTGGTTGCGGAGCGGGGAGGGAGTGGAATAA
- a CDS encoding AAA family ATPase, whose protein sequence is MTKKLIIINGPPGVGKTTVCRELHRRLAPSVWLDGDWCWMMNPFVVTEENCRMVEDNITHLLRNFLSNSSFEYVLFNWVMHYEFIFDLILAPLRDIPIELVKISLVCSPEALRERMARDGRTEEQITLSLERLKLYHSLNTAKIDTSSLPAADVVARVLRQIPSGPALPAE, encoded by the coding sequence ATGACCAAAAAACTGATCATTATCAACGGACCGCCCGGCGTCGGCAAGACCACCGTCTGCCGGGAACTCCACCGCCGGCTCGCGCCCTCGGTCTGGCTCGACGGCGACTGGTGCTGGATGATGAACCCCTTCGTCGTGACCGAGGAGAACTGCCGGATGGTCGAGGACAACATCACCCACCTGCTGCGGAACTTCCTGTCCAATTCCTCCTTCGAATACGTCCTCTTCAACTGGGTGATGCATTACGAATTCATCTTCGATCTGATCCTGGCCCCGCTCCGGGATATTCCCATCGAGCTGGTCAAAATCTCGCTGGTCTGCTCCCCCGAAGCGTTGCGGGAACGGATGGCGCGGGACGGCCGGACTGAGGAGCAGATCACGCTAAGCCTGGAAAGGTTGAAACTCTACCATTCCTTAAACACCGCCAAAATCGACACTTCCAGCCTGCCCGCGGCGGATGTCGTCGCCCGGGTCCTGCGGCAGATTCCGTCCGGGCCGGCACTCCCGGCAGAATGA
- a CDS encoding cupin domain-containing protein, giving the protein MSELFPAPVLALPEADIPLPGIKAYLSQAENHQIIFMEFSQDVDLAEHAHAAQWGIVLEGRIDLCIDGVPHSFTKGDRYFLPAGVKHSGKIYAGYADMTYFDQKDRYQAKK; this is encoded by the coding sequence ATGTCCGAATTGTTTCCCGCGCCCGTTCTGGCCTTGCCGGAGGCGGACATCCCCTTGCCGGGGATCAAGGCCTATCTTTCGCAGGCCGAAAACCACCAGATCATCTTCATGGAATTCAGCCAAGACGTGGATCTGGCCGAACATGCCCACGCCGCGCAATGGGGCATCGTCCTGGAAGGCCGGATCGACTTGTGCATCGACGGCGTTCCCCATAGCTTCACCAAGGGAGACCGCTATTTTCTCCCCGCCGGAGTCAAGCATTCCGGAAAAATCTACGCCGGGTACGCGGATATGACGTATTTCGATCAAAAAGACCGCTATCAGGCCAAAAAATAG
- a CDS encoding ABC transporter permease: MSVELNTELKTAPVEESSPWRDFWKRFSRNKVAMVGLTILVILILVSLFGQWLAPYDYKASNMPESLQPPSAAHWLGTDELGRDILSRIIYGTHISLKVGIEAVLISLLIGIVFGAAAGYYGGVVDHLLMRLMDIMLAFPPLLLAITFMAALGRGLDNAIIAIGIVSIPEYARIVRGSVMSVKENDYVQAARAIGNNDFQVIFHHVIPNVTAPIIVRATLGFSAAILEAAMLGFLGLGVQPPEAEWGAMLGSGRSAIFSAPHIVTFPGIAITVTVLAFNLLGDGLRDALDPRMKQ; encoded by the coding sequence ATGTCGGTGGAATTAAATACCGAACTGAAAACCGCCCCGGTGGAAGAGTCTTCGCCCTGGCGGGATTTTTGGAAACGTTTTAGCCGCAATAAAGTGGCCATGGTCGGTCTGACGATTCTGGTGATCCTGATCCTGGTTTCGCTCTTCGGCCAATGGCTGGCTCCCTATGACTATAAGGCCAGCAACATGCCGGAGAGCTTGCAGCCGCCCAGCGCCGCCCATTGGCTGGGAACCGATGAATTGGGGCGGGATATTCTGAGCCGGATCATTTACGGCACTCATATCTCGCTGAAGGTCGGAATCGAGGCCGTCCTCATTTCGCTGTTGATCGGGATCGTCTTCGGGGCGGCGGCCGGCTATTACGGCGGCGTGGTTGATCATTTGTTGATGCGTTTGATGGATATCATGCTGGCTTTCCCGCCGCTGCTCCTGGCGATCACCTTTATGGCGGCGCTGGGGCGGGGCCTCGACAATGCCATCATCGCCATCGGAATCGTGTCCATTCCGGAGTATGCCCGGATCGTCCGCGGTTCGGTGATGTCGGTGAAGGAGAATGATTACGTCCAAGCGGCCCGCGCCATCGGCAACAATGACTTTCAGGTCATCTTCCATCACGTGATCCCCAACGTGACCGCGCCGATCATCGTCCGGGCCACCCTGGGGTTCTCGGCGGCGATTCTGGAAGCGGCGATGTTGGGCTTCCTGGGTTTGGGCGTGCAACCGCCGGAGGCGGAGTGGGGCGCGATGCTGGGCAGCGGCCGGTCGGCCATTTTTTCGGCCCCGCATATCGTGACCTTCCCGGGCATCGCCATCACCGTCACCGTTTTGGCCTTTAATCTGTTGGGAGACGGGCTGCGGGACGCGCTCGATCCCAGAATGAAACAGTAG
- a CDS encoding ABC transporter ATP-binding protein, with product MGDLVVVENLKKHFPVNRTLLGKVLSTVQAVDDVSFTIREGETLGLVGESGCGKTTVGRLVLRLIEPTSGKIQFAGTDLAQVPPRELRRLRHQMQIIFQDPYSSLNPRMTVGQIVAEPLIRHGLARGAECRAKVADILAMVGLDPSYVRRYPHEFSGGQRQRIGIARALATRPRLIICDEPVSALDVSIQSQVLNLLKDLQQEFGLTYLFIAHGLNVVKHVSDRVGVMYLGKMVELADGDELYNHPLHPYTQALLSAIPEPDPTAKRERIILTGDVPSPINPPSGCRFHTRCPKVMDICKRQEPVFQADQSNHWVACHLIHK from the coding sequence ATGGGCGATTTAGTCGTAGTTGAAAACTTAAAGAAGCATTTCCCGGTCAACCGGACCCTCCTCGGCAAGGTGCTGTCGACGGTACAAGCCGTCGACGATGTCAGTTTTACCATCCGTGAAGGCGAGACGCTGGGCCTGGTGGGCGAGAGCGGTTGCGGCAAGACGACCGTCGGCCGGCTGGTGTTGCGGTTGATCGAGCCGACCTCCGGCAAGATTCAATTCGCCGGGACTGATCTGGCGCAGGTGCCGCCGCGGGAGTTGCGCCGGCTTCGCCATCAGATGCAGATCATCTTCCAGGATCCATACAGTTCTTTGAACCCGCGCATGACGGTGGGGCAGATCGTCGCCGAACCGCTGATCCGGCACGGCTTGGCGCGCGGCGCCGAATGCCGCGCCAAAGTGGCGGATATCCTCGCAATGGTGGGTCTGGACCCCAGCTATGTCCGGCGCTATCCGCATGAATTCAGCGGCGGCCAGCGGCAACGGATCGGCATCGCCCGCGCCTTGGCGACCCGGCCGCGCCTGATCATCTGTGACGAGCCCGTCTCGGCGCTGGACGTTTCCATTCAGTCGCAGGTACTGAACTTGCTCAAGGATTTGCAGCAAGAGTTTGGATTGACCTATCTCTTCATCGCCCACGGCTTGAACGTGGTCAAGCACGTCAGCGACCGGGTCGGCGTCATGTACCTCGGCAAAATGGTGGAGCTGGCCGATGGCGATGAACTCTATAATCATCCCTTGCATCCCTATACCCAGGCGCTGCTGTCGGCCATTCCGGAACCGGATCCGACGGCCAAACGGGAACGGATCATCCTTACCGGCGACGTGCCCAGTCCGATCAATCCGCCTTCGGGTTGCCGTTTTCACACCCGCTGCCCGAAAGTCATGGATATCTGCAAACGGCAGGAACCGGTCTTTCAGGCCGACCAGTCCAACCATTGGGTAGCCTGCCATTTGATCCACAAGTAG
- a CDS encoding GNAT family N-acetyltransferase: MLIGEQVTIRPLQKDDLELLYQWRSDQESMGGFMDTILVNEEKFLEGMEAVLGDKGRLDALIEDLEGNPIGILSYHEVAGSNVALEIGILIAEPSARGKGIGRECLELFVDHLFGTKPLMRVQFLTRVDNHGMRRSGEKAGFSLEGVLRKFALVQGEYRDFCMMAITRDDWKAMRSPEKSR; encoded by the coding sequence GTGTTAATCGGCGAGCAGGTTACGATCCGGCCGTTGCAAAAGGATGACCTGGAGCTGCTCTATCAATGGCGGAGCGATCAAGAGAGCATGGGTGGGTTCATGGATACGATATTGGTAAATGAAGAGAAATTTTTGGAGGGAATGGAAGCCGTGCTCGGGGATAAGGGCCGGCTGGATGCGCTGATCGAGGACCTGGAGGGCAACCCCATCGGCATCCTTAGCTACCATGAAGTCGCCGGGAGCAATGTGGCGCTGGAGATCGGCATCCTGATCGCCGAACCTTCGGCCCGGGGCAAGGGGATCGGTCGGGAATGCCTGGAGCTTTTCGTGGACCACTTGTTTGGGACCAAGCCGCTGATGCGGGTCCAGTTCCTGACCCGCGTCGACAATCACGGAATGCGCCGCAGCGGCGAGAAGGCCGGTTTCAGCCTTGAGGGAGTGTTGCGGAAATTCGCCTTGGTTCAGGGGGAGTACCGGGATTTCTGTATGATGGCCATCACCCGGGACGATTGGAAGGCAATGCGTAGTCCGGAGAAAAGCCGATAA
- a CDS encoding SDR family oxidoreductase: MSDLLDVSGKKAIVTGGAAGLGLAMTEVLLEHGAEVAIIGRSERVEAAAHDLGKLGQVYPVRGDLGDRLERRRVFEAALKALGTVDILVNNAGIQIRHRCEEFPLEDWDRVLETDLTAVFELCQMAGRIMLATGRGKIINIASLISFSGGLNIPAYAAAKGGVAQITKAFANEWAGRGVNVNAIAPGYMDTEMNTALKNNPTRFDSIMERIPAGRWGTPADLKGITLLLASAASDYIHGVVIPVDGGFMSR, translated from the coding sequence ATGAGCGATTTATTGGACGTCAGCGGCAAAAAGGCGATCGTCACCGGCGGCGCGGCCGGTCTGGGGCTGGCCATGACCGAAGTTCTGCTGGAGCACGGCGCGGAAGTGGCGATCATCGGCCGCTCGGAACGGGTGGAAGCCGCAGCGCATGATCTGGGGAAACTGGGCCAGGTTTACCCGGTCCGGGGCGATCTGGGCGACCGGCTGGAACGGCGCAGAGTCTTTGAAGCGGCGCTCAAGGCCCTGGGAACCGTGGATATTCTGGTCAATAACGCCGGGATCCAGATCCGCCACCGCTGCGAGGAGTTTCCCCTGGAGGATTGGGACCGGGTGCTGGAGACCGATCTGACGGCGGTCTTCGAGCTCTGCCAGATGGCGGGGCGGATCATGCTCGCCACGGGGCGCGGGAAGATCATCAATATCGCCTCGCTGATCAGTTTCAGCGGCGGCCTGAATATCCCGGCCTATGCCGCGGCCAAGGGCGGGGTCGCCCAGATCACCAAGGCCTTCGCCAACGAATGGGCCGGCCGCGGGGTGAACGTCAACGCCATCGCCCCCGGCTACATGGATACCGAGATGAATACCGCCCTCAAGAATAATCCGACCCGTTTCGACTCGATCATGGAGCGGATCCCGGCCGGGAGATGGGGCACTCCGGCGGATCTGAAAGGAATCACCCTCTTGTTGGCCTCCGCGGCCTCGGATTATATCCACGGCGTGGTCATCCCGGTGGACGGCGGATTTATGAGCCGCTAG
- a CDS encoding TrpB-like pyridoxal phosphate-dependent enzyme: MSKQSKVPYKIYLSEEELPTAWYNIQADLPTPLSPSLSPQTKQPLGPADLTPIFPLDLIKQEVATERSIEIPDEVRELYRTFRPSPLYRAYRLEQALGTPARIYYKYEGNSPSGSHKLNTALPQAYYNRQAGIKRLATETGAGQWGSALSIAAKLFGLECTVYMVKVSYEQKPYRKLLMETYGAEVIPSPSRLTAAGRRILAEHPDSLGSLGIAISEAVEDAASHDDTNYALGSVLNHVILHQTIIGLEAKRQLEKVDEYPDIVIGCCGGGSNFSGISFPFLHDKMRDGRKLRAIAVEPKACPTLTKGKFAYDYGDTAQLTPITKMYTLGHGFVPPGIHAGGLRYHGDSALVSQLYHDGLIEAQAVFQKDVFRNAVFFAQTEGILPAPESAHAISAVVEEALRCKERGEEQVILFCLSGHGHFDLAAYEGYLRDHLEDVDYSEAMVEEGMACLPQVQVG; encoded by the coding sequence ATGAGCAAGCAGAGTAAGGTTCCGTACAAGATTTACCTGAGTGAAGAGGAACTCCCCACCGCCTGGTATAATATCCAGGCCGATCTTCCCACCCCATTGTCTCCTTCTTTGAGTCCGCAAACTAAACAACCCTTGGGTCCGGCCGATCTGACCCCGATCTTTCCCTTGGATTTAATCAAGCAGGAAGTCGCGACGGAGCGGTCTATCGAGATCCCCGATGAAGTCCGGGAACTGTACCGGACCTTCCGGCCGTCCCCTTTGTACCGGGCGTACCGGCTGGAGCAGGCGCTGGGGACCCCGGCCCGCATCTATTACAAGTATGAGGGGAATTCACCGTCGGGAAGCCACAAGCTCAACACCGCGCTGCCGCAAGCCTATTACAACCGGCAGGCGGGGATCAAGCGGCTAGCCACCGAGACCGGGGCCGGCCAGTGGGGTTCGGCCCTCAGCATCGCCGCCAAGCTGTTCGGCTTGGAATGCACGGTCTACATGGTGAAAGTGAGTTACGAACAGAAGCCCTACCGTAAGCTGTTGATGGAGACTTACGGCGCTGAGGTGATTCCCAGCCCCAGCCGGTTGACTGCGGCGGGCCGGCGGATCCTGGCCGAGCATCCCGACTCCCTGGGGAGTCTGGGGATCGCCATCAGCGAGGCGGTGGAGGACGCCGCCAGCCACGATGACACCAATTATGCCCTGGGCAGCGTCTTGAACCATGTCATCCTGCACCAGACGATCATCGGTTTGGAGGCCAAGCGCCAGCTGGAGAAGGTGGATGAGTACCCCGACATCGTCATTGGCTGTTGCGGCGGGGGCAGCAACTTCTCCGGGATCAGTTTCCCGTTCCTCCATGACAAGATGAGGGACGGCAGGAAGCTCCGGGCCATCGCGGTGGAGCCGAAAGCCTGCCCGACCCTGACCAAGGGCAAGTTCGCCTATGATTACGGCGATACCGCCCAGCTGACGCCGATCACCAAGATGTATACCCTGGGCCACGGCTTCGTGCCGCCCGGGATTCATGCCGGAGGCTTGCGCTACCACGGCGATTCGGCTCTGGTGAGCCAGCTCTATCACGATGGCCTGATCGAGGCGCAGGCCGTCTTCCAGAAGGATGTCTTCCGGAACGCCGTCTTTTTTGCCCAGACCGAGGGAATTCTGCCGGCGCCCGAGTCGGCCCACGCCATCAGCGCGGTCGTCGAGGAGGCGCTGCGCTGCAAGGAGCGGGGCGAGGAGCAAGTGATCCTGTTCTGCCTCAGCGGGCACGGACATTTCGATCTGGCGGCCTATGAGGGGTATCTCCGCGATCATCTGGAGGATGTCGATTACTCGGAGGCGATGGTGGAGGAGGGAATGGCCTGTCTGCCCCAGGTGCAAGTGGGCTGA